Proteins from a single region of Nocardioides anomalus:
- the scpA gene encoding methylmalonyl-CoA mutase, translating into MSVPKTFQGLELGGGSAPAPSGGEPWTSPEGIEIAPVYGPEHLEGLDALDTWPGLSPFLRGPYPTMYTTQPWTIRQYAGFSTAEESNAFYRRNLAAGQKGLSVAFDLATHRGYDSDHPRVRGDVGMAGVAIDSIYDTRTLFDGIPLDEMSVSMTMNGAVLPVLALYIAAAEEQGVAPERLSGTIQNDILKEFMVRNTYIYPPEPSMRIISDIFSYTSARMPRFNSISISGYHIQEAGATQDLELAYTLADGVEYIRAGLATGMTIDQFAPRLSFFWAIGMNFFMEVAKMRAARALWSRLVRQFDPQNPKSLSLRTHSQTSGWSLTAQDVFNNVGRTCIEAMAATQGHTQSLHTNALDEAIALPTDFSARIARNTQLLLQQESGTTGTIDPWAGSYYVERLTHDLAERAWAHIQEAERAGGMAKAIEQGIPKMRIEEAAARTQARIDSGAQQVIGVNTYRLEQEDRLDVLKVDNDDVFRQQVAKLERLRAERDDEQVRRSLEALTRSAEDGPGPDLDGNLLALAVDAARAKATVGEISDALEKVYGRHQATIRTISGVFRDESGQAGSTLVRQVLDATAEFDEAEGRRPRILVAKMGQDGHDRGQKVIVSAFADMGFDVDVGPLFSTPEEVAQQAVDADVHIVGISSLAAGHLTLLPALKQALEEQGRPDIMVVIGGVIPPDDVPTLREMGAAAVFLPGTVIAESALDLLARLREQLGH; encoded by the coding sequence GTGAGCGTCCCGAAGACCTTCCAGGGCCTGGAGCTCGGCGGGGGCAGCGCCCCGGCGCCGAGCGGCGGCGAGCCGTGGACCAGCCCCGAGGGCATCGAGATCGCGCCGGTCTACGGCCCCGAGCACCTCGAGGGGCTCGACGCCCTCGACACCTGGCCCGGGCTCTCGCCGTTCCTGCGCGGTCCCTACCCGACGATGTACACCACCCAGCCGTGGACCATCCGGCAGTACGCCGGCTTCTCGACCGCGGAGGAGTCCAACGCGTTCTACCGCCGCAACCTGGCCGCCGGGCAGAAGGGGCTGAGCGTCGCCTTCGACCTGGCCACCCACCGCGGCTACGACTCCGACCACCCGCGGGTGCGCGGCGACGTGGGCATGGCCGGGGTGGCCATCGACTCGATCTACGACACCCGCACGCTCTTCGACGGCATCCCGCTGGACGAGATGTCGGTGTCGATGACCATGAACGGCGCCGTGCTGCCGGTGCTCGCCCTCTACATCGCCGCGGCCGAGGAGCAGGGCGTCGCGCCGGAGCGGCTGAGCGGGACCATCCAGAACGACATCCTCAAGGAGTTCATGGTCCGCAACACCTACATCTACCCGCCCGAGCCGAGCATGCGGATCATCTCCGACATCTTCAGCTACACCTCGGCGAGGATGCCGCGCTTCAACTCCATCTCGATCTCCGGCTACCACATCCAGGAGGCCGGGGCGACCCAGGACCTGGAGCTCGCCTACACGCTCGCCGACGGCGTGGAGTACATCCGCGCGGGCCTCGCCACGGGCATGACCATCGACCAGTTCGCGCCCCGGCTGTCGTTCTTCTGGGCCATCGGCATGAACTTCTTCATGGAGGTCGCCAAGATGCGCGCGGCCCGGGCCCTGTGGAGCCGGCTGGTGCGCCAGTTCGACCCGCAGAACCCCAAGTCGCTGTCGCTGCGCACCCACAGCCAGACCTCGGGCTGGTCGCTGACCGCGCAGGACGTGTTCAACAACGTCGGTCGCACCTGCATCGAGGCGATGGCGGCCACCCAGGGCCACACGCAGTCGCTGCACACCAACGCCCTCGACGAGGCCATCGCGCTGCCCACCGACTTCTCCGCGCGCATCGCCCGCAACACCCAGCTCCTGCTGCAGCAGGAGAGCGGCACGACGGGCACCATCGACCCCTGGGCCGGGTCCTACTACGTCGAGCGGCTCACCCACGACCTGGCCGAGCGCGCGTGGGCACACATCCAGGAGGCCGAGCGGGCCGGCGGCATGGCCAAGGCCATCGAGCAGGGCATCCCCAAGATGCGCATCGAGGAGGCCGCGGCCCGCACCCAGGCCCGCATCGACTCCGGCGCCCAGCAGGTCATCGGCGTCAACACCTACCGCCTCGAGCAGGAGGACCGGCTCGACGTCCTCAAGGTCGACAACGACGACGTCTTCCGCCAGCAGGTGGCCAAGCTCGAGCGGCTGCGCGCCGAGCGCGACGACGAGCAGGTGCGTCGCTCCCTCGAGGCGCTGACCCGCTCCGCCGAGGACGGCCCCGGGCCCGACCTGGACGGCAACCTGCTCGCGCTCGCGGTCGACGCCGCGCGCGCCAAGGCCACGGTCGGGGAGATCTCGGACGCGCTGGAGAAGGTCTACGGCCGTCACCAGGCCACGATCCGTACGATCAGCGGCGTGTTCCGGGACGAGTCCGGCCAGGCCGGCAGCACCCTCGTCCGGCAGGTCCTCGACGCGACCGCGGAGTTCGACGAGGCCGAGGGCCGGCGCCCGCGCATCCTGGTCGCCAAGATGGGCCAGGACGGCCACGACCGCGGCCAGAAGGTCATCGTCTCGGCCTTCGCCGACATGGGCTTCGACGTCGACGTGGGGCCGCTCTTCTCCACGCCCGAGGAGGTCGCCCAGCAGGCCGTGGACGCCGACGTGCACATCGTCGGCATCAGCTCGCTGGCCGCCGGCCACCTCACGCTGCTCCCGGCGCTCAAGCAGGCGCTCGAGGAGCAGGGCCGCCCCGACATCATGGTCGTCATCGGCGGCGTGATCCCGCCCGACGACGTGCCCACGCTGCGGGAGATGGGGGCCGCCGCGGTGTTCCTGCCCGGCACCGTCATCGCCGAGTCCGCGCTCGACCTGCTGGCCCGGTTGCGTGAGCAGCTCGGTCACTGA
- a CDS encoding methylmalonyl-CoA mutase family protein: MTDQQTVEGGLAEPGDLEPDQGTLDLAAPQDRHDRTEWEAAAAAVLRKARRLRDEDPDGDVWARLTRTTLDGIEVSPLGTPELLEGLTTSGRPTRTGGWDVRAQLTLTGDAEADNRAVLAELEGGATSVELRGTAGRAGDWAGVLDGVLLDLAGVVLDGDQAGAAAFLDHAEDRTLHPSTNLGLDPASPDPALAARAAAAGVRAYVVDATAVHDRGASDVQELAYALKLGADHLRAAGDDLDAAARLLEFRYAATDEQFPTIAKLRAARRLWARVLELSGAESRTQHQHAVTSRPMLSKYDPYVNMLRTTVAAFAAGVGGADAVTVLPFDTPLGVPEGFGRRIARNTSHLLIDEAHVGVVTDPAGGAYAVERLTDDLAVAAWELFGRLDGGEDLEPLIAATAAERDRLVATRKRPITGLTEFPALGEELPAREPAPDDVRRYGAAFEALRDDPAPQAVLLAPLGTVAQHTARATFATNLLAAGGVAVTTEGTSPVACVVGTDAAYDEEGAALAERLREDGVRWVVVAGQPRAWADDSAAMGVDALDFLTRTREKLA; this comes from the coding sequence GTGACCGACCAGCAGACCGTCGAGGGCGGCCTGGCCGAGCCCGGGGACCTGGAGCCCGACCAGGGCACCCTCGACCTGGCCGCGCCGCAGGACCGCCACGACCGGACGGAGTGGGAGGCCGCCGCCGCGGCCGTGCTCCGCAAGGCCCGCCGCCTGCGTGACGAGGACCCCGACGGCGACGTGTGGGCCAGGCTGACCCGCACCACCCTGGACGGGATCGAGGTCAGCCCGCTCGGCACCCCCGAGCTGCTCGAGGGCCTGACCACCTCCGGCCGGCCGACCCGGACCGGCGGCTGGGACGTCCGGGCCCAGCTCACGCTCACCGGCGACGCCGAGGCCGACAACCGAGCCGTGCTGGCCGAGCTCGAGGGCGGAGCGACCTCGGTCGAGCTGCGCGGGACCGCCGGCCGCGCCGGCGACTGGGCGGGCGTGCTCGACGGCGTGCTGCTCGACCTGGCCGGAGTGGTCCTCGACGGCGACCAGGCCGGCGCGGCCGCGTTCCTGGACCACGCCGAGGACCGGACGCTGCACCCGAGCACCAACCTGGGCCTGGATCCGGCCAGCCCCGACCCCGCGCTGGCCGCGCGTGCCGCGGCCGCCGGCGTCCGTGCGTACGTCGTCGACGCCACCGCCGTGCACGACCGCGGCGCCTCCGACGTGCAGGAGCTCGCCTACGCCCTCAAGCTGGGCGCCGACCACCTGCGCGCAGCCGGCGACGACCTCGACGCCGCGGCCCGCCTGCTGGAGTTCCGCTACGCCGCCACCGACGAGCAGTTCCCGACCATCGCCAAGCTGCGCGCCGCGCGCCGCCTGTGGGCCCGCGTCCTCGAGCTGAGCGGCGCCGAGAGCCGCACGCAGCACCAGCACGCGGTGACCAGCCGACCGATGCTGAGCAAGTACGACCCCTACGTCAACATGCTCCGCACCACGGTCGCGGCCTTCGCGGCCGGCGTGGGCGGGGCCGACGCGGTGACCGTGCTGCCCTTCGACACCCCGCTCGGCGTACCCGAGGGCTTCGGGCGCCGGATCGCGCGCAACACCTCCCACCTGCTCATCGACGAGGCGCACGTCGGGGTGGTCACCGACCCGGCCGGCGGTGCGTACGCCGTGGAGCGGCTCACCGACGACCTGGCCGTGGCCGCGTGGGAGCTGTTCGGCCGGCTCGACGGCGGCGAGGACCTCGAGCCGCTCATCGCGGCGACCGCCGCCGAGCGCGACCGGCTGGTCGCCACCCGGAAGCGGCCGATCACCGGGCTCACCGAGTTCCCCGCGCTGGGGGAGGAGCTGCCCGCACGCGAGCCGGCGCCGGACGACGTGCGCCGCTACGGTGCGGCCTTCGAGGCCCTGCGCGACGACCCCGCCCCGCAGGCGGTGCTGCTCGCGCCGCTCGGCACGGTCGCCCAGCACACGGCCCGGGCCACCTTCGCCACCAACCTGCTCGCCGCGGGCGGCGTCGCCGTCACGACCGAGGGGACGAGCCCGGTGGCCTGCGTGGTCGGCACCGACGCGGCGTACGACGAGGAGGGGGCCGCGCTCGCCGAGAGGCTGCGCGAGGACGGCGTCCGGTGGGTGGTCGTCGCCGGGCAGCCGCGCGCGTGGGCCGACGACTCGGCCGCGATGGGCGTGGACGCCCTGGACTTCCTGACCCGGACGAGGGAGAAGCTGGCGTGA
- a CDS encoding PAS domain-containing hybrid sensor histidine kinase/response regulator: MSRSVGSNPFLPTALDPADLLGAIADGLWMFDDDGRTTFANAQMARMLGRELDEMPGFSVFEALDEQGRADFRRHLDERRTRTASAQDLPCLLVRRDGTTRWALVSHHPVLVDGEPRGWLYRAKDNGEQRRLVEELRRRHAQFAELQQLAHIGSWERDLSSDEVVWSEETYRLCRVDPATFSPNSDTFMALLNPTDALVLAEKYAAMLAGGPPLDDEARLVDEHGEVTWLRVRGVMSRDSEGRPVRVGGTLQDVTEAKRAAEGQQFLAELSGAANQAESLTELFFSVDRNIRLHSGWRALLASGPHHRDPSRPFFAPMQDAMSPELTAIAEELAQAVFDTHRPATARSPHGTVLLGGPALVDGDLACTIVSDTGSPNPPSPSDLALYDQMLHHLAHVAERAQAAEELAAARDDALQASRAKSEFLATMSHEIRTPLNGVIGLSELMRHTDLSPEQARLASGIDQAGRSLLALVNDILDLSKIEAGRLDLEEVDFELRPVLAQSIGLVVDQAREKGLDLDVRVEPGVPLVVRGDPVRLGQVVTNLASNAVKFTAEGGIAVHVDWVDGLLRVDVEDTGIGVRPEQAERLFEPFAQADSSTTRTYGGTGLGLAISSRIVAATGGRIGVDTSRPVGSTFWFTMRLAASTVPPVPPELAVQRASADDERPAAGRVLVVEDNAINQLVAEGMLRRLGYDVTLAGNGSAAVAWVAAEPDRFDAILMDCQMPVMDGFDATRAIRAQEDDGRHTPIIAMTAAALTEEREQCFAAGMDDFLTKPVDPARLEATLARWVPRPSVAEPADRDHVASRLGELRAMGLEPALLVQLVGAYDDVVRDSLVAVRDAVRVADHAEVARQAHALRGAASNLGLAGLVELCRAVEAAAGAGELPTPAAVDTLAGAATEGAALLREFLVSVAP, from the coding sequence GTGAGTCGGAGCGTCGGGAGCAACCCGTTCCTCCCGACGGCCCTCGACCCTGCCGACCTGCTGGGCGCGATCGCCGACGGGTTGTGGATGTTCGACGACGACGGCCGCACCACGTTCGCCAACGCGCAGATGGCGCGGATGCTCGGCCGCGAGCTGGACGAGATGCCGGGCTTCTCGGTCTTCGAGGCGCTCGACGAGCAGGGCCGGGCGGACTTCCGCCGCCACCTCGACGAGCGCCGCACGCGCACGGCCAGCGCCCAGGACCTCCCCTGCCTGCTCGTCCGCAGGGACGGCACCACCCGGTGGGCCCTGGTCAGCCACCACCCCGTCCTGGTCGACGGTGAGCCGCGCGGCTGGCTCTACCGGGCCAAGGACAACGGCGAGCAGCGCAGGCTGGTCGAGGAGCTGCGGCGTCGCCACGCCCAGTTCGCCGAGCTCCAGCAGCTGGCGCACATCGGGAGCTGGGAGCGGGACCTGTCCAGCGACGAGGTGGTGTGGTCGGAGGAGACCTACCGCCTGTGCCGGGTCGACCCCGCGACGTTCAGCCCGAACAGCGACACCTTCATGGCGCTGCTCAACCCGACCGACGCCCTCGTGCTGGCCGAGAAGTACGCCGCCATGCTGGCCGGTGGACCCCCGCTGGACGACGAGGCGCGGCTGGTCGACGAGCACGGCGAGGTGACCTGGCTGCGCGTGCGCGGTGTGATGAGTCGCGACAGCGAGGGCCGCCCGGTCCGCGTGGGCGGGACCCTGCAGGACGTCACCGAGGCCAAGCGGGCGGCGGAGGGCCAGCAGTTCCTGGCCGAGCTCTCGGGTGCGGCCAACCAGGCCGAGAGCCTGACCGAGCTGTTCTTCAGCGTGGACCGCAACATCCGCCTGCACTCCGGCTGGCGGGCCCTGCTCGCCTCGGGGCCGCACCACCGCGACCCGAGCCGGCCGTTCTTCGCACCGATGCAGGACGCGATGAGCCCGGAGCTGACCGCCATCGCCGAGGAGCTGGCCCAGGCCGTCTTCGACACCCACCGGCCCGCCACGGCCCGCAGCCCCCACGGCACGGTGCTGCTCGGCGGCCCCGCCCTGGTCGACGGCGACCTGGCCTGCACCATCGTCAGCGACACCGGGTCACCGAACCCGCCCAGCCCCTCCGACCTCGCGCTCTACGACCAGATGCTCCACCACCTGGCGCACGTGGCCGAGCGGGCCCAGGCCGCCGAGGAGCTGGCCGCCGCCCGCGACGACGCCCTGCAGGCCTCGCGGGCCAAGTCGGAGTTCCTGGCCACCATGAGTCACGAGATCCGCACCCCGCTCAACGGCGTCATCGGGCTGAGCGAGCTGATGCGGCACACCGACCTCAGCCCCGAGCAGGCCCGCCTGGCCTCGGGCATCGACCAGGCCGGCCGGTCCCTGCTGGCCCTGGTCAACGACATCCTCGACCTGTCCAAGATCGAGGCCGGCCGCCTGGACCTGGAGGAGGTCGACTTCGAGCTGCGACCCGTGCTGGCCCAGAGCATCGGGCTGGTGGTGGACCAGGCCCGCGAGAAGGGCCTGGACCTCGACGTGCGCGTCGAGCCCGGCGTACCGCTCGTCGTGCGCGGTGACCCGGTCCGCCTCGGCCAGGTGGTGACCAACCTGGCCTCCAACGCGGTGAAGTTCACCGCCGAGGGCGGGATCGCGGTCCACGTCGACTGGGTCGACGGGCTGCTGCGGGTCGACGTCGAGGACACCGGCATCGGGGTCCGACCGGAGCAGGCCGAGCGGCTGTTCGAGCCGTTCGCGCAGGCCGACAGCTCCACCACCCGCACCTACGGCGGCACCGGGCTCGGGCTCGCCATCAGCAGCCGGATCGTGGCCGCGACGGGCGGTCGGATCGGCGTGGACACCAGCCGACCGGTCGGCAGCACGTTCTGGTTCACCATGCGGCTCGCCGCCTCCACGGTCCCGCCCGTGCCCCCGGAGCTCGCCGTGCAGCGGGCGTCGGCCGACGACGAGCGACCCGCCGCGGGACGGGTCCTCGTCGTCGAGGACAACGCGATCAACCAGCTCGTGGCCGAGGGCATGCTGCGCCGGCTCGGGTACGACGTCACGCTGGCCGGCAACGGCTCGGCGGCCGTGGCGTGGGTGGCGGCCGAGCCGGACCGCTTCGACGCCATCCTCATGGACTGCCAGATGCCGGTCATGGACGGCTTCGACGCCACCCGCGCCATCCGCGCGCAGGAGGACGATGGCCGCCACACCCCGATCATCGCGATGACCGCCGCCGCCCTGACCGAGGAGCGCGAGCAGTGCTTCGCGGCCGGCATGGACGACTTCCTCACCAAGCCCGTCGACCCCGCCCGCCTCGAGGCCACGCTCGCCCGCTGGGTCCCGCGGCCGAGCGTCGCCGAGCCCGCCGACCGCGACCACGTGGCCAGCCGGCTCGGCGAGCTCCGGGCCATGGGCCTGGAGCCCGCGCTGCTGGTCCAGCTGGTCGGTGCCTACGACGACGTGGTCCGCGACTCCCTGGTCGCCGTGCGCGACGCCGTGCGCGTCGCCGACCACGCCGAGGTGGCCCGCCAGGCCCACGCCCTGCGTGGCGCGGCGAGCAACCTCGGCCTGGCCGGCCTCGTCGAGCTCTGTCGCGCGGTCGAGGCCGCCGCCGGCGCGGGCGAGCTCCCCACCCCCGCCGCCGTGGACACCCTGGCCGGCGCGGCCACCGAGGGCGCCGCGCTGCTGCGGGAGTTCCTGGTCTCCGTCGCCCCCTGA
- a CDS encoding thermonuclease family protein — protein MAAGVLVLLVVVLGLGWAVSGDDPEPRPPAAAPTAAEPRTYQVSAAVDGQTLRLRDGTEVRLAGIADRCGALGLARLVVGRDVTLVPAGVETDADGRLVRYVERGRLDVGKRLLQRGWATATPDANPRRTVYRRVDRRNPDACGA, from the coding sequence GTGGCGGCCGGGGTCCTGGTGCTGCTGGTCGTCGTCCTGGGCCTGGGCTGGGCGGTGTCCGGTGACGACCCGGAGCCGAGGCCGCCGGCCGCGGCGCCGACGGCGGCCGAGCCGCGGACCTACCAGGTCAGCGCCGCGGTGGACGGGCAGACGCTGCGGCTGCGCGACGGCACCGAGGTGCGGCTGGCCGGGATCGCCGACCGCTGCGGGGCGCTCGGGCTGGCCCGGCTGGTCGTGGGCCGGGACGTGACGCTGGTGCCGGCGGGGGTCGAGACCGACGCCGACGGCCGTCTGGTGCGCTACGTCGAGCGCGGGCGGCTCGACGTGGGCAAGCGGCTGCTCCAGCGCGGGTGGGCCACGGCGACGCCGGATGCGAACCCACGGCGGACGGTCTACCGCCGCGTCGACCGACGCAACCCGGACGCCTGCGGCGCCTGA
- a CDS encoding succinate dehydrogenase/fumarate reductase iron-sulfur subunit, whose translation MPDLKMRVWRGDDQSGALQDYTVEVSEGEVVLDAIHRLQATQAGDLAVRWNCKAGKCGSCSAEINGRPRLMCMTRLSDFEPEETITVTPVRAFPIVRDLVTDVSYNYEKAAELPSVSLPPRDADGKRRMAQIDVERGQEFRKCIECFLCQNVCHVVRDHEDNKPAFAGPRFFLRYAELDMHPLDTHDRRELAQAAAGIGMCNITKCCTEVCPEGIHITDNAIIPMKERVVDKKYDPLVWLGNKIGIRNKDNEGREAPPKHTPQSVKRPASRA comes from the coding sequence ATGCCTGACCTGAAGATGCGCGTCTGGCGCGGTGACGACCAGAGCGGTGCGCTGCAGGACTACACCGTCGAGGTGTCCGAGGGCGAGGTCGTGCTCGACGCGATCCACCGCCTCCAGGCCACCCAGGCCGGCGACCTCGCGGTCCGCTGGAACTGCAAGGCCGGCAAGTGCGGCTCCTGCTCGGCCGAGATCAACGGCCGGCCGCGGCTGATGTGCATGACCCGCCTGTCGGACTTCGAGCCGGAGGAGACCATCACGGTCACCCCGGTCCGGGCGTTCCCGATCGTGCGGGACCTGGTCACCGACGTCTCCTACAACTACGAGAAGGCCGCCGAGCTCCCCTCGGTGTCGCTGCCGCCCCGTGACGCCGACGGCAAGCGCCGGATGGCCCAGATCGACGTCGAGCGCGGCCAGGAGTTCCGCAAGTGCATCGAGTGCTTCCTGTGCCAGAACGTCTGCCACGTCGTGCGTGACCACGAGGACAACAAGCCGGCCTTCGCCGGTCCGCGCTTCTTCCTGCGCTACGCCGAGCTCGACATGCACCCGCTGGACACCCACGACCGGCGCGAGCTGGCCCAGGCCGCGGCGGGCATCGGGATGTGCAACATCACCAAGTGCTGCACCGAGGTCTGCCCCGAGGGCATCCACATCACCGACAACGCGATCATCCCGATGAAGGAGCGCGTGGTCGACAAGAAGTACGACCCGCTGGTGTGGCTCGGCAACAAGATCGGCATCCGCAACAAGGACAACGAGGGCCGCGAGGCCCCGCCGAAGCACACGCCGCAGTCGGTCAAGCGGCCGGCCTCCAGGGCCTGA
- a CDS encoding fumarate reductase/succinate dehydrogenase flavoprotein subunit: MTEIEKHQYDVVVIGAGGSGLRAAIAAHEAGAKTAIVCKSLLGKAHTVMAEGGIAAAMGNRWPEDNWEVHFRDTMRGGKMLNNWRMAQLHAQEAPERVQELEDWGALFDRTDDGLISQRDFGGHRYARLAHVGDRTGLEMIRTLQQRAVALGIDVFMECTVTDLFKDGSGAISGAFAYWRETGTFLAFEAPSVVLATGGIGKSFKVTSNSWEYTGDGHALALRAGAALINMEFVQFHPTGMVWPPSVKGLLVTESVRGDGGVLKNSDGERFMFNHIPEFFKAETADTIEEADRWYDDKKNNRRPPELLPRDEVARAINAEIKAGRGSPHGGVFLDIASRRTPEFIHKRLPSMYHQFKELADVDITKEPMEIGPTCHYVMGGVEVDPDTELSAVPGLYAVGECSGGMHGSNRLGGNSLSDLIVFGKRAGEAAAERASSLTERSGVPDDVLAEAEAEALAPFDSKGAENAYTIQADLQQTMNDLVGIIRKADELELSLKEIEALKERAAHLHVDGGRAYNPGWHLSIDIHNMLLVSECIAKAALTREESRGGHTRDDFPGPDPEWGAKNLVLTLNDARDGVDLVEKPLPIMPDELKTFFEDK; the protein is encoded by the coding sequence GTGACTGAGATCGAGAAGCACCAGTACGACGTCGTGGTGATCGGGGCCGGCGGCTCCGGCCTGCGCGCCGCGATCGCCGCCCACGAGGCCGGCGCGAAGACCGCCATCGTGTGCAAGTCCCTGCTCGGCAAGGCGCACACGGTGATGGCCGAGGGCGGCATCGCCGCGGCCATGGGCAACCGCTGGCCCGAGGACAACTGGGAGGTGCACTTCCGCGACACCATGCGTGGCGGGAAGATGCTCAACAACTGGCGGATGGCCCAGCTGCACGCCCAGGAGGCGCCCGAGCGCGTCCAGGAGCTCGAGGACTGGGGCGCACTGTTCGACCGCACCGACGACGGGCTGATCTCCCAGCGCGACTTCGGCGGCCACCGCTACGCCCGGCTCGCCCACGTCGGCGACCGCACCGGCCTGGAGATGATCCGCACCCTCCAGCAGCGCGCCGTGGCCCTCGGCATCGACGTGTTCATGGAGTGCACGGTCACCGACCTGTTCAAGGACGGCTCCGGCGCCATCTCCGGCGCCTTCGCCTACTGGCGCGAGACCGGCACCTTCCTGGCCTTCGAGGCGCCCTCGGTGGTGCTGGCCACCGGCGGCATCGGCAAGTCGTTCAAGGTCACCTCGAACTCCTGGGAGTACACCGGCGACGGCCACGCGCTGGCCCTGCGCGCCGGCGCTGCGCTCATCAACATGGAGTTCGTCCAGTTCCACCCGACCGGCATGGTCTGGCCGCCCTCGGTCAAGGGGCTGCTGGTCACCGAGTCGGTCCGCGGCGACGGCGGGGTGCTCAAGAACTCCGACGGCGAGCGGTTCATGTTCAACCACATCCCGGAGTTCTTCAAGGCCGAGACGGCGGACACGATCGAAGAGGCCGACCGGTGGTACGACGACAAGAAGAACAACCGGCGCCCGCCCGAGCTGCTGCCCCGCGACGAGGTCGCGCGCGCCATCAACGCCGAGATCAAGGCCGGCCGGGGATCACCGCACGGCGGCGTCTTCCTCGACATCGCCTCGCGCCGCACACCCGAGTTCATCCACAAGCGGCTGCCGTCGATGTACCACCAGTTCAAGGAGCTGGCCGACGTCGACATCACCAAGGAGCCGATGGAGATCGGCCCGACCTGCCACTACGTCATGGGCGGCGTCGAGGTGGACCCGGACACCGAGCTGTCGGCGGTCCCCGGGCTGTACGCCGTGGGGGAGTGCTCCGGCGGCATGCACGGCTCCAACCGGCTCGGCGGCAACTCGCTGTCGGACCTCATCGTGTTCGGCAAGCGGGCCGGTGAGGCCGCGGCCGAGCGCGCGTCGTCGCTGACCGAGCGCTCCGGCGTACCGGACGACGTGCTCGCCGAGGCCGAGGCCGAGGCGCTGGCGCCGTTCGACTCCAAGGGGGCCGAGAACGCCTACACGATCCAGGCCGACCTCCAGCAGACGATGAACGACCTGGTCGGCATCATCCGCAAGGCCGACGAGCTCGAGCTGTCGCTCAAGGAGATCGAGGCGCTCAAGGAGCGGGCCGCGCACCTGCACGTCGACGGCGGCCGCGCGTACAACCCGGGCTGGCACCTGTCGATCGACATCCACAACATGCTGCTGGTCTCGGAGTGCATCGCGAAGGCCGCGCTCACCCGCGAGGAGTCGCGCGGCGGTCACACCCGCGACGACTTCCCCGGGCCGGACCCCGAGTGGGGCGCGAAGAACCTCGTGCTCACGCTCAACGACGCCCGCGACGGCGTCGACCTGGTCGAGAAGCCGCTGCCGATCATGCCGGACGAGCTCAAGACGTTCTTCGAGGACAAGTGA